One segment of Nostoc flagelliforme CCNUN1 DNA contains the following:
- a CDS encoding fatty acid desaturase family protein produces MVNTFAVKGINVSYYLHKKKHLWNVIVIFYIFAGYYGAIALLLLSNIWLNIVGLILLTHSLVLSAYLSHEFMHGTIFTNMQWNAIGGNLMLWLNGGCYARFKDLAQEHIFHHVSKVDSVVFDLSAFINNLWSPIRRLIFALEWLYIPVISFILQFGALAAPFVDTRRRDERLRVIIMLIVRVSLFTLLGFVSLKALVLYFLAYTGMITVLRFIDALQHTYETFPAGTAFPKRDYTYEQANTFTTLISRRYWWLNLLVLNFSYHNAHHAIMKCPWHSLHELDRDLFTGKEVHYLTLPQLLKNYHRFRVYRLSSSQGKAIDEQGNLKLDTFYGAVGVSFLVKS; encoded by the coding sequence ATGGTGAATACTTTTGCTGTAAAAGGTATCAATGTTTCCTATTACCTTCACAAAAAGAAACATCTGTGGAATGTCATTGTCATTTTCTACATTTTTGCTGGCTACTACGGTGCGATCGCACTTCTGTTATTATCTAACATCTGGCTGAACATTGTGGGATTAATATTACTTACCCATAGCTTAGTTCTTTCAGCTTATCTATCCCACGAGTTTATGCATGGCACGATTTTCACCAATATGCAATGGAATGCCATTGGTGGTAATCTTATGCTGTGGCTAAACGGCGGTTGTTATGCCAGATTTAAAGATTTAGCACAGGAGCATATTTTTCATCATGTTAGTAAGGTAGATTCTGTAGTTTTTGACTTGTCTGCTTTTATTAACAATCTTTGGTCACCAATTCGCCGCTTGATTTTCGCGCTAGAGTGGCTATACATTCCGGTGATTTCCTTCATACTCCAGTTTGGAGCATTGGCTGCTCCTTTTGTAGATACCCGGCGTCGAGATGAACGGCTACGTGTCATAATTATGCTGATAGTGCGAGTGTCTTTATTTACCTTATTAGGATTCGTGTCACTAAAAGCACTTGTACTCTACTTTCTTGCTTACACTGGCATGATCACAGTATTGCGGTTCATAGATGCTTTACAGCATACGTATGAGACATTCCCTGCCGGCACAGCATTTCCTAAACGTGATTACACCTACGAACAAGCCAATACCTTTACAACCTTGATTTCTCGGCGATACTGGTGGTTGAACTTGCTAGTGTTGAACTTTAGCTACCATAATGCTCATCATGCAATCATGAAATGTCCTTGGCACAGTCTTCATGAACTAGACAGAGATTTATTTACTGGAAAGGAAGTTCACTACCTAACATTGCCACAATTACTAAAAAACTACCACCGCTTTCGAGTTTATCGTCTTTCTTCAAGCCAAGGTAAAGCGATTGATGAGCAGGGAAATTTAAAACTTGATACGTTCTATGGTGCTGTTGGGGTGTCTTTTCTGGTGAAATCTTAA
- the crtE gene encoding geranylgeranyl diphosphate synthase CrtE: protein MNTKVFEKSVSNSKYDQNQVSNDESNVTKTYLQSSQLVKAHTTVEKVSFDLSAYLSKQQVLVEAALEQSIYVVYPEKIYESMRYSLLAGGKRLRPILCIASCELCGGTVEMAMPTACALEMFHTASLIHDDLPAMDNDDYRRGKLTNHKVYGEDTAILAGDGLLAYAFKFVVEKTNKVPAERLLQVVDQLSYAIGAGGLVGGQIVDLASEKLHNIDIETLNFIHRHKTGVLLQASVVSGAILAGANDEALQPLSRYAHNIGLAFQIIDDVLDITATTEELGKTAGKDLLAQKATYPSLLGIEESKLQAQELIDEAKAELASFGEKAIPLMAIADYIIARTH, encoded by the coding sequence ATGAATACAAAAGTTTTTGAGAAGTCGGTTTCTAATTCAAAATACGACCAGAACCAAGTATCCAATGATGAAAGCAATGTGACAAAAACCTATTTGCAATCATCACAATTGGTAAAAGCTCACACAACTGTTGAAAAGGTTAGCTTTGACCTGTCAGCTTACTTGTCGAAACAACAGGTTCTAGTGGAAGCGGCACTTGAACAATCAATTTATGTGGTATATCCAGAAAAAATTTACGAATCCATGCGTTATTCCTTGCTAGCTGGGGGAAAACGTCTACGTCCCATTTTATGTATCGCCAGTTGTGAATTATGTGGAGGCACAGTAGAGATGGCGATGCCCACTGCCTGTGCGTTGGAGATGTTTCACACCGCGTCTTTGATCCATGACGATCTGCCTGCTATGGATAACGATGACTATCGGCGAGGGAAACTGACTAACCATAAGGTCTATGGCGAAGACACTGCGATTCTTGCCGGAGATGGACTTTTAGCCTATGCCTTTAAGTTTGTTGTGGAAAAGACAAACAAAGTTCCGGCTGAACGGTTATTGCAGGTAGTTGATCAGTTGAGTTATGCTATTGGGGCAGGGGGTTTAGTCGGTGGTCAAATTGTGGATTTGGCATCCGAGAAATTGCATAACATAGATATAGAAACCCTCAACTTTATTCATCGCCACAAAACTGGGGTGTTGTTGCAAGCCTCAGTTGTCTCAGGAGCTATCCTAGCGGGAGCCAATGATGAAGCTTTGCAACCACTTTCTCGCTACGCTCACAATATTGGTCTTGCCTTTCAGATTATTGATGATGTGCTAGATATTACCGCAACAACAGAGGAACTAGGTAAAACCGCAGGTAAAGATTTACTAGCGCAGAAAGCGACTTATCCCAGTTTGCTGGGGATAGAGGAATCCAAACTTCAGGCGCAAGAATTAATCGATGAAGCCAAAGCTGAACTAGCTTCCTTTGGGGAGAAAGCTATTCCGTTAATGGCGATCGCAGACTATATCATAGCTAGGACGCACTAG
- a CDS encoding class I SAM-dependent methyltransferase produces the protein MNDFASKYDSIIQDPLLRNYYGEKDFYNVGYWLLDTLNQQEACENLMEKLLEFIPEKKGTILDVACGLGATTSHLLKYYSPVDIVGINISTKQLERSRVNAPGCNFILMDAAQLEFEDDLFDNIISVEAAFHFDTRERFLQEAWRVLKPGGNLVLSDIIFESTQWVGDWLVPQKNNVKDTEEYKDVYVKSGFQQVELVDKTNQTWGEYCRHVMLWLREKFLAGKLDEPTFHEYMTVFDGLLNSSVRHYLLVSAKKV, from the coding sequence ATGAACGACTTTGCTAGCAAATATGATAGTATAATTCAGGACCCTTTGCTTAGGAACTACTACGGAGAAAAAGATTTTTACAATGTTGGCTATTGGCTCTTAGATACCCTGAATCAGCAGGAAGCCTGTGAGAACCTCATGGAAAAGCTGTTAGAATTTATTCCTGAGAAAAAGGGAACAATCCTTGATGTTGCGTGCGGTTTGGGGGCAACCACCAGTCACCTGCTGAAGTATTACTCGCCTGTTGATATTGTAGGAATCAATATTTCCACAAAACAATTGGAAAGAAGCAGAGTCAACGCTCCAGGCTGTAATTTCATCCTCATGGATGCTGCGCAGCTGGAATTTGAGGATGATTTGTTTGATAACATTATTAGCGTTGAGGCAGCCTTCCACTTTGATACAAGGGAGAGGTTTCTGCAAGAGGCTTGGCGTGTATTGAAGCCGGGGGGCAATTTAGTCCTCTCCGACATTATATTTGAAAGTACCCAGTGGGTGGGTGATTGGTTGGTGCCTCAGAAGAACAATGTCAAAGATACCGAGGAGTATAAGGATGTCTACGTCAAGTCAGGATTCCAGCAGGTAGAACTTGTTGACAAGACAAATCAGACCTGGGGAGAATATTGCCGACATGTAATGCTTTGGCTTCGAGAGAAGTTTCTGGCAGGAAAGTTAGATGAACCAACTTTTCATGAATACATGACTGTCTTTGATGGCTTGCTGAATTCTTCTGTAAGACATTATCTTTTGGTTTCAGCAAAGAAAGTGTAA
- the ispG gene encoding (E)-4-hydroxy-3-methylbut-2-enyl-diphosphate synthase → MYTIPSPTISNSFPAQFSTDTTIVRRKTRPVRVGHVTIGGGYPVVVQSMINEDTLDIEGSVAAIIRLHKIGCEIVRVTVPSMAHAKALAEIKQKLLETYLDVPLAADVHHNGMKIALEVAQYVDKVRINPGLYVFEKPKSSRTEYTEAEFDEIGKKIRETLEPLVVSLRDQGKAMRIGVNHGSLAERMLFTYGDTPEGMVESALEFIRICESLNFHNLIISLKASRVPVMLAAYRLMAQRMDELGMDYPLHLGVTEAGDGEYGRIKSTAGIATLLAEGIGDTIRVSLTEAPEKEIPVCYSILQALGLRKTMVEYVACPSCGRTLFNLEEVLHKVREATKHLTGLDIAVMGCIVNGPGEMADADYGYVGKQAGYISLYSGREEIKKVPESQGVEELINLIKADGRWVDP, encoded by the coding sequence ATGTACACTATCCCATCTCCGACCATTTCCAACTCTTTTCCTGCGCAATTTTCGACTGATACCACCATCGTCCGTCGTAAAACCCGTCCCGTTCGCGTTGGTCACGTCACAATTGGTGGTGGTTACCCTGTAGTGGTGCAGTCCATGATCAATGAGGACACCTTGGATATAGAGGGTTCCGTAGCTGCTATCATTCGCCTCCATAAAATTGGTTGTGAAATTGTGCGTGTTACCGTGCCTAGTATGGCTCACGCTAAAGCTTTGGCTGAAATCAAGCAGAAATTGCTCGAAACCTACCTGGATGTACCGCTGGCAGCTGATGTCCACCACAATGGCATGAAGATTGCCTTGGAAGTAGCACAGTACGTTGATAAAGTCCGCATTAATCCAGGTTTATATGTATTTGAAAAGCCAAAATCTAGTCGTACTGAATACACCGAAGCTGAATTTGACGAAATTGGCAAGAAAATTCGTGAAACCTTAGAACCCCTTGTGGTTTCCCTGCGCGATCAGGGCAAAGCGATGCGGATTGGTGTTAATCATGGTTCCCTTGCTGAGCGAATGCTCTTTACCTATGGCGATACTCCTGAAGGTATGGTAGAATCTGCTTTAGAATTCATTCGCATTTGCGAATCTCTAAATTTCCACAACTTGATTATTTCCCTAAAGGCGTCACGCGTGCCTGTGATGTTAGCAGCTTATCGCCTAATGGCACAGCGCATGGATGAGTTAGGTATGGATTATCCCCTACATCTAGGCGTGACAGAAGCCGGGGATGGTGAATACGGACGCATCAAATCCACCGCTGGTATTGCCACACTTTTAGCAGAAGGGATTGGTGATACTATTCGGGTATCACTTACGGAAGCCCCCGAAAAAGAAATTCCCGTCTGCTATAGCATTCTCCAAGCACTCGGTTTAAGGAAAACGATGGTGGAGTATGTTGCTTGCCCTTCCTGCGGTCGTACTTTGTTTAACCTTGAAGAAGTGCTGCATAAAGTGCGCGAAGCAACCAAACATCTTACTGGTCTAGATATCGCAGTCATGGGTTGCATTGTCAACGGTCCTGGAGAAATGGCAGATGCTGATTATGGCTATGTGGGCAAGCAGGCTGGTTATATCTCCCTGTATAGTGGTAGAGAAGAAATCAAAAAAGTCCCTGAATCTCAAGGCGTTGAAGAGTTAATTAACCTGATTAAGGCAGACGGACGCTGGGTCGATCCCTAA
- the dxs gene encoding 1-deoxy-D-xylulose-5-phosphate synthase: MHIKDLTHPNQLHGLSIDQLQEIASQIREKHLQTVATSGGHLGPGLGVVELTLALYQTLDLDRDKVIWDVGHQAYPHKLITGRYNRFHTLRQKDGIAGYLKRCENKFDHFGAGHASTSISAALGMALARDSKGEDFKAVAVIGDGALTGGMALEAINHAGHLPKTNLLVVLNDNEMSISRNVGALSRYLNKIRLSEPVQFLSDNIKEQVKQIPFVGSSLSPELGRLKEGMKRLAVSKVGAVFEELGFTYIGPVDGHNLEELIATFQQAHQIPGPVLVHVATVKGKGYEVAEKDQVGYHAQNPFNLGTGKANPSNKPKPPAYSKVFAHTLVKLAEQNPKIIGITAAMATGTGLDKLQAKLPDQYIDVGIAEQHGVTLAAGLACEGMRPVAAIYSTFLQRAYDQIIHDVCIQNLPVFFCMDRAGIVGSDGPTHQGMYDIAYLRCIPNMVLMAPKDEAELQQMVVTGIEYTDGPIAMRFPRGNGYGVSLIEEGWEALPIGKGEILRHGDDVLMVGFGSMVYPAMQAAMILRGYGIEATVINARFAKPLDVDLIVPLAKRIGRVVTLEEGCLMGGFGSAVTEALLDRGVVVPVTRIGVPDELVEHATSEESKASLGLTSPQIAETVRRAFTVSLPKLSQEANLIR; encoded by the coding sequence ATGCACATCAAAGACTTGACTCATCCAAACCAGTTACACGGTCTGTCAATTGATCAACTCCAGGAAATCGCATCTCAAATTCGAGAAAAGCACTTACAAACTGTAGCAACTAGTGGTGGTCACCTTGGTCCTGGTTTGGGTGTAGTGGAACTGACACTAGCGCTTTACCAGACTCTAGATCTGGATCGCGATAAAGTGATTTGGGATGTGGGTCACCAAGCTTATCCGCATAAATTGATCACTGGTCGCTATAATCGCTTTCACACGCTGCGGCAAAAAGATGGAATTGCAGGATACCTTAAGCGCTGTGAAAACAAGTTCGATCACTTCGGGGCTGGACACGCTTCCACCAGTATCTCTGCAGCCCTAGGCATGGCGTTAGCGCGAGATTCCAAAGGCGAAGACTTTAAAGCAGTAGCTGTGATTGGCGATGGGGCACTGACTGGTGGTATGGCTTTGGAAGCAATTAACCATGCAGGTCACTTACCCAAAACAAACCTGTTGGTAGTTCTTAATGACAATGAAATGTCTATCTCCCGCAATGTTGGTGCACTTTCTCGGTATCTTAACAAGATCCGCTTGAGTGAACCAGTACAGTTTTTGTCAGACAATATTAAGGAACAAGTCAAGCAGATACCTTTTGTAGGTAGCTCTTTATCTCCAGAACTAGGACGCCTCAAAGAAGGGATGAAGCGTTTGGCAGTGTCCAAAGTCGGGGCGGTATTCGAGGAACTTGGCTTTACCTACATCGGACCTGTGGATGGTCACAATCTTGAAGAATTGATTGCTACCTTCCAACAGGCACATCAAATACCAGGACCAGTTTTAGTGCATGTGGCAACAGTCAAGGGCAAAGGTTATGAAGTTGCTGAAAAAGACCAAGTAGGCTATCATGCTCAAAACCCCTTCAATCTTGGTACTGGCAAAGCCAATCCCTCCAACAAACCCAAACCCCCCGCGTACTCTAAAGTTTTTGCCCACACTCTTGTCAAACTCGCGGAACAAAATCCAAAAATCATTGGGATCACTGCTGCAATGGCAACAGGAACAGGGTTAGACAAACTACAGGCAAAGCTGCCCGATCAATATATTGATGTCGGTATTGCCGAACAACATGGCGTTACCCTAGCGGCTGGCTTAGCTTGTGAAGGCATGCGTCCTGTGGCTGCAATATACTCCACTTTTCTGCAACGAGCTTACGATCAAATAATTCACGATGTCTGCATACAGAATTTACCAGTGTTCTTCTGTATGGACAGAGCTGGAATTGTCGGATCTGATGGTCCTACCCACCAGGGAATGTACGACATCGCATATTTACGTTGCATCCCCAACATGGTCTTAATGGCTCCTAAAGATGAAGCCGAACTCCAGCAAATGGTCGTCACTGGCATAGAATACACCGATGGACCAATTGCGATGCGGTTCCCGCGCGGTAATGGTTACGGCGTCTCTTTAATAGAAGAAGGGTGGGAGGCTCTGCCAATTGGTAAAGGTGAAATTCTGCGGCACGGTGACGACGTCCTGATGGTAGGCTTTGGCTCAATGGTTTACCCAGCCATGCAAGCAGCTATGATTTTGAGGGGGTATGGCATTGAAGCCACAGTGATTAATGCCCGCTTTGCTAAACCCCTCGATGTTGATTTGATTGTGCCCCTAGCTAAGCGAATTGGTCGCGTCGTCACACTAGAAGAAGGTTGCTTAATGGGGGGCTTTGGCTCGGCTGTAACAGAAGCATTACTAGATCGAGGTGTAGTGGTACCAGTGACGCGAATTGGAGTCCCTGATGAGTTAGTTGAGCACGCAACTTCAGAGGAATCTAAAGCAAGCCTAGGCTTAACTAGTCCACAAATTGCCGAGACAGTAAGAAGAGCTTTTACAGTTTCATTGCCCAAACTTTCTCAAGAGGCAAATCTCATTAGGTAG
- a CDS encoding transmembrane-type terpene cyclase → MNTNVVMSLGTTCAISWLVAYIGIIWRGFKDKSFGVPVTAISANISWEFIYAFVYEPFGDYLHVLTIPWLILDIPIAVQCFLYGPKDFDSPFIKKYFRILFPLAIAIAFPLVLMGFYEFHDPAGEYTGFGLNFMMSLLFIAMLLRRDSIYGQSIYIAISKWIATLFAYLATAVEALTNFEHPFPNFQTFIPDVISHQTYPLTPMINFMYLVTFFADILYIVLLYQKIKGMNINPWTRF, encoded by the coding sequence ATGAATACAAACGTAGTCATGTCTTTGGGTACAACGTGTGCTATTTCTTGGCTAGTCGCATATATTGGCATCATTTGGCGCGGCTTCAAAGATAAATCATTTGGTGTGCCTGTAACTGCTATCAGTGCAAATATTTCGTGGGAATTTATTTATGCATTTGTTTATGAACCATTTGGTGACTATTTACACGTTCTTACTATTCCCTGGTTAATATTAGACATACCAATTGCTGTTCAATGTTTTCTTTACGGACCAAAGGACTTTGATTCTCCATTTATAAAAAAATATTTTCGTATCCTTTTTCCCTTAGCGATAGCTATAGCTTTTCCCCTGGTTTTAATGGGTTTTTACGAATTCCACGATCCAGCAGGTGAGTATACTGGCTTTGGATTAAACTTTATGATGTCACTTCTCTTCATTGCTATGCTTCTTCGGCGGGATAGCATATATGGTCAGTCTATTTACATTGCAATCTCTAAGTGGATCGCTACACTGTTTGCATATCTAGCTACGGCTGTTGAGGCTCTTACCAATTTTGAGCATCCTTTCCCAAATTTTCAGACCTTTATACCAGATGTTATTTCACATCAAACTTATCCATTAACACCAATGATTAACTTTATGTATCTTGTTACTTTTTTTGCTGACATTCTATATATAGTACTTCTATATCAAAAGATAAAGGGAATGAATATTAATCCGTGGACTAGGTTCTAA
- a CDS encoding transposase → MTPNKNDCIPEQFRFGLVKSCPVVVNFNGEPVTSDAGLILIAELDRKREITSRLAACFKDYREPNKILHPVNGLIAQRIYGLIMGYEDVNDHETLRHDGIFALAVGKAINLEQEPITLAGKSTLNRIEHCPEDISSRADSRYHRIEHDASAIETLLVELFLVVEFFETLFPPSPDLKNDAAVFVDNSVWYCSLDYQTLDSWSRQRRVVAKVEYSYKEVDTRFVVTSLPVNKIPPGRLYTQKYCPRGNMENCLKEQKLGLHSDRTSTHTFEGNQLRLWFASIAYILMNALREQCLANTEFKNATVEIIRTKLLKLGAVITIRKRRILIAISSACPYKEIFAMVYKSLSQLPCPG, encoded by the coding sequence ATGACCCCAAATAAAAACGATTGTATACCGGAACAGTTCAGATTTGGACTAGTAAAATCATGTCCAGTTGTAGTTAATTTCAATGGTGAGCCTGTAACATCTGATGCAGGATTAATATTAATTGCGGAACTAGATAGAAAAAGAGAAATAACATCACGGCTGGCAGCATGTTTTAAAGATTACCGAGAGCCAAACAAAATTCTGCATCCAGTTAATGGCTTAATTGCACAAAGAATATATGGCTTAATCATGGGCTATGAAGATGTAAATGACCATGAAACTCTACGCCATGATGGGATATTCGCACTGGCAGTAGGAAAAGCAATTAATTTAGAACAAGAACCAATTACTCTGGCTGGAAAAAGTACCTTAAATCGGATCGAGCATTGTCCAGAAGATATCTCTTCAAGAGCAGATAGCCGATATCACCGTATTGAACATGATGCATCAGCCATAGAAACACTCCTAGTTGAGCTATTTTTAGTAGTCGAGTTTTTTGAAACCTTATTTCCTCCATCACCAGATTTAAAGAACGACGCAGCAGTATTTGTTGATAACTCAGTTTGGTATTGCTCTCTTGACTATCAAACTCTAGATAGTTGGAGCCGTCAGCGTCGTGTTGTCGCCAAAGTTGAATATAGCTATAAAGAAGTCGATACTCGCTTTGTAGTTACTTCGCTCCCTGTTAATAAAATCCCGCCAGGGCGACTTTATACTCAAAAGTACTGCCCGCGCGGGAATATGGAAAATTGTTTAAAAGAACAAAAGCTAGGGTTACATAGTGATAGAACAAGTACCCATACGTTTGAAGGGAATCAATTACGTTTGTGGTTTGCGTCTATTGCTTATATTTTGATGAATGCTCTACGAGAACAATGTTTAGCAAACACGGAATTCAAAAATGCAACTGTTGAGATTATACGCACAAAATTATTGAAGCTAGGAGCCGTCATTACTATTAGGAAACGACGAATTTTAATCGCAATTAGTAGTGCCTGCCCTTATAAAGAGATTTTCGCAATGGTTTATAAGAGTTTATCTCAATTACCTTGCCCTGGCTGA
- a CDS encoding helix-turn-helix domain-containing protein, which translates to MTEGNQALVLDNKLFGVSCIKVERLEPAFKDMQNICSSHRHNFYKIIWVTKGRGTHFIDFNHYPIKPHSLYFISLGQIQTLELTEDVTGYMIMFTNEFFSLELQNKHILSQLPFFDIVNTDPVLYVNDEEAAIFNYIVQKLEREYHSNAIDRDDMLCAFLRILLIEVKRLYCPAQTIYTAESSVLIAKKFMLLIETHFLVTTSVSEYAKILNITANHLNETVKKTTGRTAGEWIRNRLVLEAKRLLIYSELTISEIAYHLNFDNVSYFGRLFKKYTDCSPGDFRGKSIKSDKASSNCSNSYN; encoded by the coding sequence ATGACTGAAGGGAATCAAGCACTCGTGTTGGATAACAAATTATTTGGAGTGAGTTGTATTAAAGTAGAGCGTTTAGAGCCAGCATTCAAAGACATGCAAAATATATGCTCTTCTCATAGACACAATTTTTACAAGATCATTTGGGTAACAAAAGGACGCGGCACACATTTTATTGATTTCAACCATTACCCTATAAAGCCACATAGCTTGTATTTCATCTCACTCGGTCAAATTCAGACCTTGGAGCTGACAGAAGATGTAACTGGCTACATGATTATGTTTACGAATGAGTTCTTTTCACTGGAGTTGCAGAATAAGCATATACTTTCACAGTTACCGTTTTTTGACATAGTGAATACTGACCCCGTGCTGTATGTCAATGATGAGGAAGCAGCAATATTCAATTACATTGTCCAGAAGCTCGAACGAGAGTATCACTCAAACGCGATTGACAGAGACGATATGTTGTGTGCATTCCTTCGCATTTTGCTTATAGAAGTGAAACGACTCTACTGCCCAGCACAGACGATCTACACCGCCGAATCAAGCGTTTTGATCGCCAAGAAGTTTATGCTGCTGATTGAGACGCATTTTCTCGTCACAACATCAGTCAGTGAGTACGCTAAAATACTTAACATCACTGCCAATCATCTGAACGAAACAGTCAAAAAAACAACCGGGAGAACAGCCGGGGAGTGGATTCGGAATCGCCTGGTACTTGAAGCAAAACGCTTGCTTATTTACTCCGAACTAACCATTTCAGAGATTGCTTATCATTTGAATTTTGACAACGTATCCTACTTCGGCAGGCTCTTTAAAAAGTATACTGACTGCTCACCCGGAGACTTCAGAGGGAAATCCATAAAAAGTGACAAAGCTTCCAGCAATTGTTCTAACTCCTACAATTAG
- a CDS encoding small multi-drug export protein has translation MVEYISKAFLVGLIAFLPILEIYTAVPTGIGMGLDYFSTVVFSVIGNYAPVLLLNVGYERLNRIPKVQEWFAKLSSERLKNWIDRYGIGFIVLGVPLIGVWPLTITMKLFRMNSGLFLIYSFISVVLYSVAIAAIVHTGSHWLHIGK, from the coding sequence ATGGTAGAGTACATCTCAAAAGCATTTTTGGTTGGGTTAATTGCATTTTTGCCTATTTTGGAAATCTATACAGCCGTTCCTACTGGCATTGGTATGGGTCTTGATTACTTCTCTACTGTGGTTTTTTCGGTAATAGGTAATTACGCTCCTGTTCTACTATTAAATGTTGGTTACGAGCGTCTAAATAGAATACCAAAAGTCCAAGAATGGTTCGCAAAGTTATCATCAGAACGCTTGAAAAACTGGATAGATCGTTACGGAATTGGGTTTATTGTACTGGGTGTTCCCCTGATTGGTGTGTGGCCTTTGACAATAACGATGAAGTTATTCAGAATGAATTCTGGATTATTCTTAATTTACTCTTTCATCAGCGTTGTTCTATATTCTGTTGCGATCGCAGCAATTGTACACACTGGCTCACACTGGCTACACATTGGTAAGTAG
- a CDS encoding 4-hydroxy-3-methylbut-2-enyl diphosphate reductase, with protein MDTKTFKRTLHSSDHYYRKGFGHEAEVTQMLYSEYQSSLIQQLRENGYKLQHGNVTISLAEAFGFCWGVERAIALAYETRQQFPTERIWITNEIIHNPLVNQNVREMQVEFIPVNEQGQKDFSVVTSEDVVILPAFGASIQEMQLLNKIGCKIMDTTCPWVSKVWNSVEKHKKRNYTSIIHGKYNHEETIATSSFADKYLVVLNLQQAQYVCNYILDGGDREEFLAKFAGAYSPGFDPDTDLECIGIANQTTMLKGETEQIGKLFERTLMRKYGPSQINNHFQSFNTICDATQERQDAMFKLVEEKLDLMVVVGGFNSSNTTHLLEISNERGIPSYHIDSAHRIGPGNRIQHKKLHQDLEVVENWLPSGPIVVGITSGASTPDKVVSDVIEKIFDIKAAMGFRQN; from the coding sequence ATGGATACAAAAACCTTTAAGCGAACGCTCCATAGTTCTGATCACTACTACCGTAAAGGATTTGGGCACGAAGCAGAAGTAACCCAAATGCTGTACTCTGAGTATCAGAGCAGTTTGATTCAGCAGCTCCGGGAGAACGGCTATAAGTTGCAACACGGTAACGTTACGATTAGCTTGGCAGAAGCGTTTGGATTCTGCTGGGGAGTGGAGCGAGCAATTGCCCTAGCCTATGAAACACGTCAGCAATTTCCCACCGAACGCATTTGGATCACCAACGAAATCATTCACAACCCCTTGGTTAACCAAAACGTTCGGGAAATGCAGGTCGAATTTATTCCGGTTAACGAGCAGGGGCAGAAAGATTTTTCGGTCGTTACTTCTGAAGATGTAGTGATTTTGCCTGCTTTTGGAGCCAGCATTCAGGAAATGCAGCTTTTGAACAAAATAGGCTGTAAAATTATGGATACAACCTGCCCGTGGGTTTCCAAGGTGTGGAATAGTGTCGAAAAGCACAAAAAACGCAACTACACCTCGATAATTCATGGCAAGTACAACCACGAAGAGACAATTGCTACCAGTTCTTTTGCAGATAAATATCTGGTTGTCCTCAATCTCCAACAGGCTCAGTACGTCTGCAACTATATCCTTGATGGTGGAGACCGTGAAGAATTTTTAGCCAAATTTGCTGGTGCTTATTCTCCTGGATTTGATCCCGACACCGACCTGGAATGCATAGGTATCGCTAACCAGACCACCATGCTCAAGGGGGAAACCGAGCAGATTGGCAAGTTATTTGAGCGCACGCTCATGCGTAAGTATGGTCCGTCCCAAATCAATAATCATTTCCAGAGCTTCAACACCATCTGCGATGCTACCCAAGAACGTCAGGATGCGATGTTCAAGCTTGTGGAAGAAAAGCTAGACTTGATGGTCGTAGTGGGTGGTTTTAACTCCTCTAACACGACACACCTGTTGGAAATATCAAATGAGCGTGGGATTCCTTCTTATCACATCGACAGTGCACACCGGATAGGACCAGGTAATCGCATCCAGCACAAAAAGTTACACCAAGATTTAGAAGTGGTTGAAAACTGGTTACCATCAGGTCCAATTGTGGTGGGAATTACTTCTGGAGCTTCCACACCAGATAAAGTTGTTTCTGATGTTATTGAGAAGATTTTTGACATTAAGGCAGCTATGGGGTTTCGTCAAAACTAG